The window ATAATGATAATGAAATGCAATGAGttctaaacaataaaacaatgaagGTAACATGGAGAATTTTAAAGAAGCCTGATGGATGATATACAAAAACATTATAAGTACTTATGATGTAAAATGACATACTATACTCCAAATAGAAATATAACATAGCACAAATCAGGGAGTTAATCTTTGGTTACATCAACTCAGAACATTGAAAATACAGGGACTACAAACATATTTCATCTTAGAATAGGTATATGGTGCCAAAATAATACTAAGAAATAGATTGAGACCTTTTAAAAGATTATTCCTTGCATTTAGTGAAATAAGGAAGAGTGCCTATCCATGAAACCaaagcaggaagaaaggaattcagaTCAGACAGTAAggataataaattaatgaataaaccGTGGGTGTGTCTTTGGTTGAATCTGAGACATCAGTCTTAACTGGTACATTTActtgcatatatgtacatactaAGACAAAATGAGATGCTGCACTGAAGCTCTGAGCCACTGCAGAGCTGATGATGTTGAGATAATAGACTCTTTTGAGCACTTATAAGGTCAGGGTACtgatgagagaaaagaaggagcCTAAGATCCCCACATGGAAAAGAGGCAAGTTAGCATATTCATATGACTGTTTTCTTCAAATGATCAGATTACATTAAGCCTTCTGTTACCACACTCAAGATTGAGTTTAGCACGAGCCACAAAAACACAAAGATCAAAGTGGAATGAGGGTGTTCatgtaaaaacataaatacatgcacaaacaaaaacatggacAGTGGAAAGGTTATTGCAATGCTTGAGAAATATCACAGAAAAATTGTAAATTCTCTTTCACACACAGTACTCATTCTCTAATAGAACGTGGGACTCTGCTACCTACACTGACCGGATGAGCATTCAAAATCCATTATAATTTACCATAAATGTAATCATTTATTATGTTTATGATTCATATCTCATGCTTAAGAAGGGAAATTCTTTTgccattcattttatttacatgtgcatttaaagtatttaaaaatttgaccAGTACAAAAAGGTCAATATCTACTTATATATATTaagtcaatttattttattttatttttttgtttgttatacaTTCTGGAAGAAAAGAGACCACGTTGATGTCAAAATCTGATTAAAAtgacttatattttatataccttTAAGTAAAGATATTGTGTACTTTTTTCCATGTGCTTAGTAGGGCATACTTTACATCTTTGTTCCTCAAGCTGTAGATCAAGGGATTCAACATGGGAATGACCAGGGTGTAAAATATGGAAGCCACATTATCAGTGTCTAAGGAATGACTGGACTTGGgctgtacatacataaatatcaaaGATCCATAGAACACAGTGACCACAGTCAGGTGGGATCCACAGGTGGAGAAAGCCTTGTGCCTGCCCTCAGCAGACTTAATCCTGAGAATGGCTATGAGGATGAGCATGTAGGACACAAGGACAATcagaagagaggaaagcaaaTTGAAAGCTGCTAAGATCAGAATTATCACTTCAATTTCATGTGTGTTTGAGCAGAGCAAAGATAACAAGGGGAGACTGTCACAGTAGAAATGACTGATGACATTGTAGCCACAGAAGGGCAAAGAAAAAATCTTTATGGTGATTAGAAGTGACACAAATGTACCATAGAGATAGGAGATTGCCACCAAGAACTGACACACCCTCTGTGACATGATGACAGTGTAGAGGAGAgggttacagatggccacatagcggtcgtAGGCCATCACTGACAACATATAAAGTTCAGAAGTAATGAACACACAAAAGAAAGCTAGCTGAGTAGCACAAAAATAATAGGAGATCGCGTTTTGATCCACCACAAAATTGACCAACATTTTTGGACCCACAGCTGTAGAATAACCAAGGTCACTGAGAGTCAGGTGTctcaggaaaaagtacatgggtgttTGCAGGCTGTGGTCCACCATGGTGAGGATGAGCATGCCCAAGTTTCCCACCAGTGTGCTCATGTAGATGATGAGGAAGagtgtcggggtaccgcggacccccagccctacGATGcggccaagatggtgcctggcaatgtgccaaggaagtgctgagagcaaaaccaggtacctccagcagactaattctctgtgcaacaagtggcgttatttgaggaagttaatgtgattggccatgggtcctcgtggacactgcatgcttgctatatgcacactattatgctccattactgtccatgctttctcctcgtgatctataagctgattggttgttgtatgtaatgtaaggcccttGCAAGAGCAGCTGTGCGCGGCCAGTCAGAAGTAAcagatagcagaaaataaagaacttgccccgatccagTTTCGTGTCTCTCTGCAGGCGGGGAGcgcgataaatggtgccgaaacccgggaacgagtaaagatataagggtaagttcacataagttctcaaatcaagacaaaattagtCCAAAAGTacaaaggtgagacgtctcgacgATCGCGGAGCCACAACAattcataacaaaaggatccccgtgggagggacgagtgaagtggccaaATAAAGACTTatacagtggtaccaaactgtgtatgtgtgtgcgtgcgtgagcgtgtgtgtgtgcgtgcgcgcgcttgtctttttgtttgtgtgtttaaactagctcgtagtgctgtaagatttaatcatgggaacggaattgtctaagattagaatgcagcagcctcttagagaacgattaaaaaatcatggaacaccattgaaggcaaaaaCGGCCCTGAAGTTTcttgatactgtagagaaagtctctccgtggtttttagacgaagggttactaaatcttcctcagtgggagcagctaggagaggatttgcgcgatGCGGAGAGACGAGAGCCATTGCCAATGGGAACACTGGCCATATGGTCGcttattaaatcttgtttgatgcagcaaggtaaatcaaaaaacccttttagggatttaaaggggcctttagaagaaggaa of the Sciurus carolinensis chromosome 11, mSciCar1.2, whole genome shotgun sequence genome contains:
- the LOC124959968 gene encoding olfactory receptor 8K3-like, which translates into the protein MKNHNLTTVHEFILMGITSCPELQAPLFALFLIIYMSTLVGNLGMLILTMVDHSLQTPMYFFLRHLTLSDLGYSTAVGPKMLVNFVVDQNAISYYFCATQLAFFCVFITSELYMLSVMAYDRYVAICNPLLYTVIMSQRVCQFLVAISYLYGTFVSLLITIKIFSLPFCGYNVISHFYCDSLPLLSLLCSNTHEIEVIILILAAFNLLSSLLIVLVSYMLILIAILRIKSAEGRHKAFSTCGSHLTVVTVFYGSLIFMYVQPKSSHSLDTDNVASIFYTLVIPMLNPLIYSLRNKDVKYALLSTWKKVHNIFT